Proteins from a single region of Hydra vulgaris chromosome 12, alternate assembly HydraT2T_AEP:
- the LOC136088542 gene encoding uncharacterized protein LOC136088542 isoform X1, which translates to MQGLPWRGHRNENATAILEPYLRHGNIQALLKLLITVDPMLNEHLRQLSANEKTSQKCKFGKKYGAVGRGSKITWLSNDTFDALLKVFTTQIQKRIISLINKNCVFSIQADSTTDIALCNQMCLVICTIQKQHQVEIDEYVSYIPLHNVIEERLIDMCEITRGRATNLFTDISNMLDKTNLDWKANCIAHCFDGASVMTKLADHFCEATQNVNQHIWCHSHCLSLAVVDHCSLIDHPSIQQLFSMLQNLFNFVNAGYKRCAVFVNTVNGSKHNQGGSRKLAKFLTHKWQGRCKAVTSLIGRFNSEDAEKQVNDGLVVQLISTLDLIAADSDFDVETRGTAFTFFNKFYEKRV; encoded by the coding sequence ATGCAAGGTCTACCATGGCGTGGGCACCGAAACGAAAATGCTACCGCCATTTTGGAACCTTATTTGCGGCATGGAAACATTCAAGCCTTGTTAAAACTTCTTATAACAGTGGATCCAATGCTTAATGAACACTTGAGGCAGCTTTCAGCCAACGAAAAGACATCGCAAAAATGTAAGTTTGGTAAAAAATATGGTGCAGTCGGCAGAGGATCAAAAATTACCTGGCTTAGTAACGACACCTTTGATGCACTACTGAAAGTTTTCACTACTCAAATACAAAAGCGAATTATTagcctaataaataaaaattgtgtttttagtATACAAGCTGATTCAACAACAGATATAGCTCTGTGCAACCAGATGTGTCTTGTAATTTGTACCATTCAGAAGCAACACCAAGTGGAAATCGATGAATACGTTTCTTACATTCCATTACACAATGTCATTGAAGAGAGGTTGATTGATATGTGTGAAATAACTCGTGGAAgagcaacaaatttatttacagaCATATCTAATATGTTGGACAAAACAAACCTTGACTGGAAAGCGAATTGCATTGCGCACTGTTTCGACGGTGCATCAGTGATGACAAAGCTTGCAGACCATTTTTGTGAAGCTACTCAAAATGTGAATCAACACATTTGGTGTCATTCTCATTGTCTTAGTCTTGCTGTTGTTGACCATTGTAGCCTCATTGATCATCCTTCAATTCAGCAGCTGTTCTCTATGCTTCAAAACCTATTTAACTTTGTAAACGCAGGTTACAAGAGATGTGCAGTATTTGTGAATACAGTCAACGGAAGCAAGCATAATCAAGGTGGAAGTAGAAAGCTGGCTAAGTTCCTTACGCATAAGTGGCAaggaagatgcaaggctgtaaCTAGTTTAATAGGTAGATTTAACAGTGAGGATGCCGAGAAGCAAGTTAACGATGGATTAGTTGTTCAATTAATCTCTACTTTGGATTTAATTGCCGCTGACTCTGATTTCGATGTGGAAACGCGAGGAACTGCCTTTACTTTCTTCAACAAGTTCTACGAAAAGAGAGTATAA
- the LOC136088542 gene encoding uncharacterized protein LOC136088542 isoform X2: protein MMSHVDELMAIMQFRDSDYSSVNQLISATLLKLEETGKQFDHLWRYADSYCKVLQRNIYGIMKLDPENSELKNDLERLSIAYGNGGGSVRMKQLYAFPRSTFQEIRSLIFGNILTEMRARFSDKGCEDLNTLCSIVCPNMLICKTD, encoded by the exons ATGATGTCTCATGTGGATGAGTTAATGGCAATAATGCAGTTTCGAGATAGCGATTATTCCAGCGTGAATCAATTAATCTCTGCAACCCTGTTGAAATTGGAAGAAACTGGAAAACAATTTGACCACCTCTGGAGATATGCTGATTCATATTGCAAG gTACTTCAAAGAAATATATATGGTATCATGAAATTAGATCCTGAAAACTCAGAGTTGAAAAATGATTTAGAACGTTTAAGTATAGCATACGGGAACGGTGGTGGCAGTGTCCGTATGAAACAGCTATATGCGTTTCCGAGATCAACATTTCAAGAAATACGTTCTTTAATATTCGGTAATATATTGACAGAGATGCGTGCTAGATTTAGTGATAAAGGATGCGAAGATTTGAATACTTTGTGTTCAATTGTATGTCCAAATATGCTGATTTGTAAGACTGACTAA